Proteins encoded in a region of the Esox lucius isolate fEsoLuc1 chromosome 9, fEsoLuc1.pri, whole genome shotgun sequence genome:
- the LOC105021565 gene encoding beta-2-glycoprotein 1 gives MDPVETQVLTKDLFFPRKIRDHGEMEFVDIVYQSTINFTCHAGYTLQGASTIECLADGEWTEPPPKCLPLTCGLPPIPAYGKIVYDSLFYGNTVVFGFGVSYQCLPPLALIGNERGMCSANGKWTEPPECKLVTCPPPKNISNGYITTIVKREYGYMDTVRYGCNVNYVLDGPVEVECQKTGDWSQNPACRAPCTNELPKGYYMRNHWPSKTLHEEVITFRCINMEKMCGYAVSTQCIDGKVKFPKCLEETNVFVKEFNSTSPPPEIANC, from the exons ATGGACCCAGTCGAGACTCAAGTGCTTAC CAAAGACTTGTTCTTTCCCAGAAAAATCCGGGACCATGGAGAAATGGAGTTTGTCGACATTGTGTACCAGAGTACTATCAACTTCACCTGCCATGCGGG GTACACCCTACAAGGAGCCAGTACCATTGAGTGTTTGGCTGATGGAGAATGGACCGAGCCACCCCCAAAGTGTTTAC CACTGACCTGTGGTCTGCCTCCAATACCTGCATATGGAAAAATTGTCTATGACAGCCTGTTCTATGGAAACACGGTTGTGTTTGGTTTCGGGGTGTCCTATCAGTGCCTGCCTCCACTTGCCCTCATAGGTAATGAGAGGGGAATGTGCAGTGCTAATGGAAAATGGACTGAGCCACCAGAATGTAAAT TGGTGACCTGTCCACCTCCAAAAAACATCAGCAACGGTTACATTACTACTATAGTGAAAAGGGAGTATGGTTACATGGACACTGTCAGATATGGATGTAATGTAAACTATGTTCTGGATGGGCCTGTGGAAGTTGAATGTCAAAAAACAGGGGATTGGTCCCAGAATCCGGCTTGCAGGG CTCCATGCACGAATGAACTTCCCAAAGGATACTACATGAGAAATCATTGGCCCAGCAAAACCCTCCATGAAGAAGTAATCACTTTTCGCTGTATTAACATGGAAAAGATGTGTGGCTATGCAGTGTCAACTCAGTGCATTGATGGAAAAGTCAAATTCCCCAAATGTTTGGAAG aaacaaatgtttttgtgaaagAATTCAACTCTACTTCTCCGCCGCCTGAGATAGCCAACTGCTGA
- the LOC109614548 gene encoding beta-2-glycoprotein 1, protein MAPTLALLLLCQLALYTAVASKKGCDRPILSDGMNTEGLQRFYSPGDMVALSCKIGYTTFTGSRHIVCTASGEWTKLRFKCSSISCSLPEALDHGDMELMDIQYQSAINYTCHEGYTLQGASTIKCLADGEWSEPHPKCLPVNCGLPPIPKLGKAVYDRVFTGNTTVFGFGVTYQCLNPLVLIGNERGMCLSNGKWTEPPECKFVSCPAPKGIPNGYMTTDAKREHGYKETVRYGCNLDYVLEGPLEIECLKTGDWSEKPTCQASCSVDIKRGRILYRGKKIWIENFTPNKVSHKELVSFYCMNEEKKCGYAVSSQCIDATLKIPECFEEPGKWSYLAYSSYLPSEIKQC, encoded by the exons ATGGCTCCAACCCTGGCTTTGCTGCTGCTCTGTCAGCTGGCCTTGTATACAGCAGTGGCATCCAAGAAAG GATGCGATCGTCCGATCCTGAGTGACGGGATGAACACGGAGGGGCTCCAGAGATTTTACTCCCCCGGGGATATGGTGGCACTGTCCTGTAAAATAGGATACACTACTTTTACAGGTTCCCGCCACATCGTCTGCACGGCCAGTGGAGAATGGACCAAGCTGAGATTCAAGTGCTCGT CAATAAGTTGTTCTCTCCCAGAAGCACTGGACCATGGGGATATGGAGTTAATGGACATTCAGTACCAGAGTGCTATAAACTACACCTGCCATGAGGG GTACACCCTGCAAGGAGCCAGTACCATTAAGTGCTTGGCAGACGGAGAATGGAGCGAGCCACATCCAAAGTGTTTAC CGGTGAACTGTGGTCTGCCTCCAATACCAAAGCTAGGAAAAGCTGTCTACGACAGAGTCTTCACAGGCAACACAACCGTGTTTGGTTTTGGGGTGACCTACCAGTGTCTTAACCCACTTGTCCTCATAGGGAATGAGAGGGGAATGTGCCTTTCCAATGGGAAATGGACTGAGCCACCAGAATGTAAAT TTGTTAGTTGTCCGGCTCCAAAAGGCATCCCCAACGGTTACATGACTACGGATGCGAAGAGGGAGCACGGTTACAAGGAGACTGTCAGATACGGATGTAATTTAGACTACGTTCTAGAGGGCCCTCTGGAAATTGAATGTCTGAAAACTGGGGATTGGTCGGAGAAGCCAACTTGCCAGG CTTCATGCAGCGTGGACATTAAAAGAGGACGCATCTTATacagaggaaagaaaatatGGATAGAGAATTTTACTCCCAATAAAGTCTCCCACAAAGAACTTGTCTCCTTCTACTGTATGAACGAGGAAAAGAAGTGTGGCTATGCAGTGTCAAGCCAGTGCATTGATGCAACACTTAAGATTCCAGAATGTTTTGAAG AACCAGGCAAGTGGAGCTATCTGGCATATTCATCTTATCTTCCATCTGAGATAAAACAATGCTGA